One Osmerus eperlanus chromosome 16, fOsmEpe2.1, whole genome shotgun sequence DNA segment encodes these proteins:
- the LOC134037081 gene encoding epidermal growth factor receptor substrate 15-like 1 isoform X2, which yields MAALMTLSQLSSGNSAYENYYRQVDPGNTGKIRAADAAQFLKKSGLSDSTLGKIWDLADPERKGFLDKRGFFIALRLVASAQGGNDISLNNLNQTLAAPKFRDANSPLLSTPLSTPLSTSLSTSLSISPSADSQWAVRPEEKGKFNGIFDSLSPVNGLLSGDKVKPVLINSKLPLDVLGRIWDLSDVDKDGQLDRDEFSVAMHLVYRAMENEPTPTALPASLIPPSKRKKSAGALPGAVAVLPVLTGLMSSLPLKETLRSTPSLGSMAPIHTSLSPKHSFKAASQPTVNWVVPVADRGRYDDIFLKTDSDMDGLVTGTEVIEIFMQSSLPQTTLAQIWGLADTQQVGKLSREQFSLAMYLIQQKVTKGLDPPQTITPDMIPPSERSAASAAGPSFAGFMTAMGADVAAYANIRRDSSSSTGSGDLTGVKELDELSQEIAQLQREKYSLEQEIRDKEDAIRQKNNEVQEMQDDLDRESSSLQDLESQKQDAQERLEEMDQQRSKLEGMLNDVQQKCQDESHMISSLQTQIQSQETDLQSQEAELSRTRSDLSRLQQEEGQLEQSLLAGRVQLDSIVKSLKATQDEINQARSKLSQIQDSQQEVSKSIEQYNSAINGTNGGSMTNLADMSEGFTEKENGGFGTMEDPFKSKVAMFNNKPREPQPDPFQTEDPFKSDPFRDPFGGDPFKETDPFKGSSSEDFFKKADPFASSDPFKKKPIPPAKPGAFGSSDHFPSNSPSPKPKDSDGFGSGDVFGGGPYGAKGGFADFSQMSKKPDNPMLPPKKNVPNRPAPPYGKRSHANLLGLAALDNPREPVHCAQRSQSQMASGDSTSSKESFAFGAAMKDTSGGFADVGSFGNESDQLEWAKRESEREEQERLRRLRLQEQQDLDLAIALSKADMPSV from the exons ATGGCGGCGCTCATGACTCTCAGCCAG TTATCGAGTGGAAACTCCGCTTACGAGAACTATTACAGACAG GTTGACCCAGGAAACACTGGAAAAATCAGAGCAGCTGATGCTGCTCAGTTCCTGAAAAAGTCTGGCCTGTCAGATAGCACCTTGGGCAAG ATTTGGGATTTGGCCGACCCAGAGAGAAAGGGCTTCTTGGATAAGCGG GGGTTTTTCATTGCTCTGAGGTTGGTGGCGTCTGCCCAAGGAGGAAATGACATCAGTCTTAATAATCTCAACCAGACACTGGCTGCACCTAAATTT AGAGATGCAAACAGTCCACTGCTGAGCACGCCGCTGAGCACGCCGCTGAGCACGTCGCTGAGCACGTCGCTGAGCATATCTCCTTCTGCTGACTCTCAGTGGGCTGTCAGG CCTGAGGAAAAAGGGAAGTTCAATGGCATATTTGACAGCCTTTCACCAGTCAATGGTCTGCTCTCGGGTGATAAAGTCAAGCCGGTTTTGATCAACTCCAAACTACCTCTGGATGTTTTAGGAAGG ATTTGGGACCTTAGTGATGTAGACAAAGATGGCCAGTTGGACAGAGATGAGTTTTCAGTG GCCATGCATCTGGTGTACCGTGCCATGGAGAATGAGCCCACCCCCACCGCTCTACccgcctctctcatccctccatctaagAGGAAGAAGTCCGCCGGGGCACTGCCTGGTGCCGTGGCTGTGCTGCCCGTTCTGACTGGCCTGATGAGCTCCCTGCCCCTCAAAGAGACCCTGCGCTCCACGCCGTCCTTGGGCAGCATGGCCCCCATCCACACAAGCCTCTCCCCCAAACACTCGTTCAAAGCTGCCTCACAG CCCACAGTGAACTGGGTCGTCCCAGTGGCAGACAGAGGGCGATATGACGACATCTTCCTGAAAACGGACAGCGACATGGACGGCCTGGTCACGGGCACAGAGGTCATCGAGATCTTCATGCAATCCAGCCTGCCTCAGACGACACTGGCTCAGATATG GGGCCTGGCTGACACCCAGCAGGTCGGCAAGCTGTCCAGGGAGCAGTTCTCCCTGGCCATGTACCTGATCCAGCAGAAAGTGACCAAGGGCCTGGACCCCCCCCAGACCATCACCCCAGACATGATCCCCCCCTCGGAGAGGAGTGCCGCGTCCGCAGCCGGGCCC AGCTTTGCTGGGTTCATGACTGCTATGGGAGCTGACGTCGCTGCCTATGCTAACATACGCAGA gacagctccagctCCACTGGCTCAGGGGACCTGACGGGCGTGAAAGAGCTGGACGAACTCAGCCAGGAAATAGCTCAGCTGCAGAG GGAGAAGTACTCTCTGGAGCAAGAGATCCGAGACAAAGAGGACGCCATCCGACAGAAGAACAACGAAGTTCAG GAGATGCAGGATGACTTGGACAGGGAGAGCAGCAGTCTGCAGGACCTGGAGTCCCAGAAGCAGGATgcccaggagaggctggaggagatggaCCAGCAGAGGTCCAAGCTGGAGGGCATGCTCAACGACGTCCAACAGAAGTGCCAGGACGAGTCTCACATG ATCTCGTCGCTCCAGACTCAGATCCAGTCCCAGGAGACGGACCTGCAGAGCCAGGAGGCGGAGCTGAGCAGGACCCGGTCGGACCTGAGCCggctgcagcaggaggagggccaGCTGGAGCAGAGCCTGCTAGCCGGCCGTGTCCAGCTGGACAGCATTGTCAAGTCCCTCAAAGCCACCCAGGACGAGATCAATCAG GCTCGCAGCAAGTTGTCTCAGATCCAGGACAGTCAGCAGGAGGTGAGCAAGAGCATTGAGCAGTACAACAGCGCTATTAACGGCACCAACGGAGGCAGCATGACCAACCTGGCCGACATGAGCGAGGGATTCACCGAGAAGGAGAACGGAGGCTTCGGAACCATG GAGGACCCCTTTAAGTCCAAGGTAGCCATGTTCAACAACAAACCTCGGGAGCCTCAGCCTGACCCTTTCCAAACTGAAGACCCCTTCAAGTCGGATCCCTTCAGAG ATCCATTTGGGGGTGATCCCTTCAAAGAGACTGACCCCTTTAAAGGGAGTTCCTCAGAAGACTTCTTCAAAAAGGCTGATCCGTTTGCATCATCGGACCCCTTCAAAAAAAAGCCCATTCCCCCTGCCAAG CCTGGCGCATTTGGTAGTAGTGACCACTTCCCTTCCAACAGTCCAAGCCCAAAACCAAAGGACTCAG ACGGCTTTGGGTCGGGGGACGTGTTTGGTGGCGGCCCTTACGGAGCCAAGGGGGGTTTCGCTGACTTCAGTCAAATGTCAAAG AAGCCAGACAATCCTATGCTGCCACCAAAGAAGAACGTACCTAACAGGCCAGCCCCTCCTTATG GTAAACGTAGTCATGCAAacctgctggggctggctgcctTGGACAACCCAAGGGAGCCGGTCCACTGTGCCCAACGTAGTCAGAGTCAAATGGCTTCTGGAGACTCAACAAGCAGCAAAGAGTCATTCGCTTTTGGCGCTGCTATGAAAGACACCTCTGGCGGGTTTGCAGATGTGGGATCT TTTGGAAATGAGAGCGACCAGCTAGAGTGGGCCAAGCGGGAGAGTGagcgggaggagcaggagaggctgaggagactCCGCCTCCAGGAACAGCAAGACCTCGACCTGGCCATCGCCCTCAGCAAGGCAGACATGCCCAGTGTCTGA
- the LOC134037081 gene encoding epidermal growth factor receptor substrate 15-like 1 isoform X5 — MAALMTLSQLSSGNSAYENYYRQVDPGNTGKIRAADAAQFLKKSGLSDSTLGKIWDLADPERKGFLDKRGFFIALRLVASAQGGNDISLNNLNQTLAAPKFRDANSPLLSTPLSTPLSTSLSTSLSISPSADSQWAVRPEEKGKFNGIFDSLSPVNGLLSGDKVKPVLINSKLPLDVLGRIWDLSDVDKDGQLDRDEFSVAMHLVYRAMENEPTPTALPASLIPPSKRKKSAGALPGAVAVLPVLTGLMSSLPLKETLRSTPSLGSMAPIHTSLSPKHSFKAASQPTVNWVVPVADRGRYDDIFLKTDSDMDGLVTGTEVIEIFMQSSLPQTTLAQIWGLADTQQVGKLSREQFSLAMYLIQQKVTKGLDPPQTITPDMIPPSERSAASAAGPVTLPLCLSLSLGPVSQSFAGFMTAMGADVAAYANIRRDSSSSTGSGDLTGVKELDELSQEIAQLQREKYSLEQEIRDKEDAIRQKNNEVQEMQDDLDRESSSLQDLESQKQDAQERLEEMDQQRSKLEGMLNDVQQKCQDESHMISSLQTQIQSQETDLQSQEAELSRTRSDLSRLQQEEGQLEQSLLAGRVQLDSIVKSLKATQDEINQARSKLSQIQDSQQEVSKSIEQYNSAINGTNGGSMTNLADMSEGFTEKENGGFGTMEDPFKSKVAMFNNKPREPQPDPFQTEDPFKSDPFRDPFGGDPFKETDPFKGSSSEDFFKKADPFASSDPFKKKPIPPAKPGAFGSSDHFPSNSPSPKPKDSDGFGSGDVFGGGPYGAKGGFADFSQMSKKPDNPMLPPKKNVPNRPAPPYVWK; from the exons ATGGCGGCGCTCATGACTCTCAGCCAG TTATCGAGTGGAAACTCCGCTTACGAGAACTATTACAGACAG GTTGACCCAGGAAACACTGGAAAAATCAGAGCAGCTGATGCTGCTCAGTTCCTGAAAAAGTCTGGCCTGTCAGATAGCACCTTGGGCAAG ATTTGGGATTTGGCCGACCCAGAGAGAAAGGGCTTCTTGGATAAGCGG GGGTTTTTCATTGCTCTGAGGTTGGTGGCGTCTGCCCAAGGAGGAAATGACATCAGTCTTAATAATCTCAACCAGACACTGGCTGCACCTAAATTT AGAGATGCAAACAGTCCACTGCTGAGCACGCCGCTGAGCACGCCGCTGAGCACGTCGCTGAGCACGTCGCTGAGCATATCTCCTTCTGCTGACTCTCAGTGGGCTGTCAGG CCTGAGGAAAAAGGGAAGTTCAATGGCATATTTGACAGCCTTTCACCAGTCAATGGTCTGCTCTCGGGTGATAAAGTCAAGCCGGTTTTGATCAACTCCAAACTACCTCTGGATGTTTTAGGAAGG ATTTGGGACCTTAGTGATGTAGACAAAGATGGCCAGTTGGACAGAGATGAGTTTTCAGTG GCCATGCATCTGGTGTACCGTGCCATGGAGAATGAGCCCACCCCCACCGCTCTACccgcctctctcatccctccatctaagAGGAAGAAGTCCGCCGGGGCACTGCCTGGTGCCGTGGCTGTGCTGCCCGTTCTGACTGGCCTGATGAGCTCCCTGCCCCTCAAAGAGACCCTGCGCTCCACGCCGTCCTTGGGCAGCATGGCCCCCATCCACACAAGCCTCTCCCCCAAACACTCGTTCAAAGCTGCCTCACAG CCCACAGTGAACTGGGTCGTCCCAGTGGCAGACAGAGGGCGATATGACGACATCTTCCTGAAAACGGACAGCGACATGGACGGCCTGGTCACGGGCACAGAGGTCATCGAGATCTTCATGCAATCCAGCCTGCCTCAGACGACACTGGCTCAGATATG GGGCCTGGCTGACACCCAGCAGGTCGGCAAGCTGTCCAGGGAGCAGTTCTCCCTGGCCATGTACCTGATCCAGCAGAAAGTGACCAAGGGCCTGGACCCCCCCCAGACCATCACCCCAGACATGATCCCCCCCTCGGAGAGGAGTGCCGCGTCCGCAGCCGGGCCCGTGA ctctgcctctctgcctgtctctctctctcggtcccgTTTCTCAGAGCTTTGCTGGGTTCATGACTGCTATGGGAGCTGACGTCGCTGCCTATGCTAACATACGCAGA gacagctccagctCCACTGGCTCAGGGGACCTGACGGGCGTGAAAGAGCTGGACGAACTCAGCCAGGAAATAGCTCAGCTGCAGAG GGAGAAGTACTCTCTGGAGCAAGAGATCCGAGACAAAGAGGACGCCATCCGACAGAAGAACAACGAAGTTCAG GAGATGCAGGATGACTTGGACAGGGAGAGCAGCAGTCTGCAGGACCTGGAGTCCCAGAAGCAGGATgcccaggagaggctggaggagatggaCCAGCAGAGGTCCAAGCTGGAGGGCATGCTCAACGACGTCCAACAGAAGTGCCAGGACGAGTCTCACATG ATCTCGTCGCTCCAGACTCAGATCCAGTCCCAGGAGACGGACCTGCAGAGCCAGGAGGCGGAGCTGAGCAGGACCCGGTCGGACCTGAGCCggctgcagcaggaggagggccaGCTGGAGCAGAGCCTGCTAGCCGGCCGTGTCCAGCTGGACAGCATTGTCAAGTCCCTCAAAGCCACCCAGGACGAGATCAATCAG GCTCGCAGCAAGTTGTCTCAGATCCAGGACAGTCAGCAGGAGGTGAGCAAGAGCATTGAGCAGTACAACAGCGCTATTAACGGCACCAACGGAGGCAGCATGACCAACCTGGCCGACATGAGCGAGGGATTCACCGAGAAGGAGAACGGAGGCTTCGGAACCATG GAGGACCCCTTTAAGTCCAAGGTAGCCATGTTCAACAACAAACCTCGGGAGCCTCAGCCTGACCCTTTCCAAACTGAAGACCCCTTCAAGTCGGATCCCTTCAGAG ATCCATTTGGGGGTGATCCCTTCAAAGAGACTGACCCCTTTAAAGGGAGTTCCTCAGAAGACTTCTTCAAAAAGGCTGATCCGTTTGCATCATCGGACCCCTTCAAAAAAAAGCCCATTCCCCCTGCCAAG CCTGGCGCATTTGGTAGTAGTGACCACTTCCCTTCCAACAGTCCAAGCCCAAAACCAAAGGACTCAG ACGGCTTTGGGTCGGGGGACGTGTTTGGTGGCGGCCCTTACGGAGCCAAGGGGGGTTTCGCTGACTTCAGTCAAATGTCAAAG AAGCCAGACAATCCTATGCTGCCACCAAAGAAGAACGTACCTAACAGGCCAGCCCCTCCTTATG TTTGGAAATGA
- the LOC134037081 gene encoding epidermal growth factor receptor substrate 15-like 1 isoform X1, producing the protein MAALMTLSQLSSGNSAYENYYRQVDPGNTGKIRAADAAQFLKKSGLSDSTLGKIWDLADPERKGFLDKRGFFIALRLVASAQGGNDISLNNLNQTLAAPKFRDANSPLLSTPLSTPLSTSLSTSLSISPSADSQWAVRPEEKGKFNGIFDSLSPVNGLLSGDKVKPVLINSKLPLDVLGRIWDLSDVDKDGQLDRDEFSVAMHLVYRAMENEPTPTALPASLIPPSKRKKSAGALPGAVAVLPVLTGLMSSLPLKETLRSTPSLGSMAPIHTSLSPKHSFKAASQPTVNWVVPVADRGRYDDIFLKTDSDMDGLVTGTEVIEIFMQSSLPQTTLAQIWGLADTQQVGKLSREQFSLAMYLIQQKVTKGLDPPQTITPDMIPPSERSAASAAGPVTLPLCLSLSLGPVSQSFAGFMTAMGADVAAYANIRRDSSSSTGSGDLTGVKELDELSQEIAQLQREKYSLEQEIRDKEDAIRQKNNEVQEMQDDLDRESSSLQDLESQKQDAQERLEEMDQQRSKLEGMLNDVQQKCQDESHMISSLQTQIQSQETDLQSQEAELSRTRSDLSRLQQEEGQLEQSLLAGRVQLDSIVKSLKATQDEINQARSKLSQIQDSQQEVSKSIEQYNSAINGTNGGSMTNLADMSEGFTEKENGGFGTMEDPFKSKVAMFNNKPREPQPDPFQTEDPFKSDPFRDPFGGDPFKETDPFKGSSSEDFFKKADPFASSDPFKKKPIPPAKPGAFGSSDHFPSNSPSPKPKDSDGFGSGDVFGGGPYGAKGGFADFSQMSKKPDNPMLPPKKNVPNRPAPPYGKRSHANLLGLAALDNPREPVHCAQRSQSQMASGDSTSSKESFAFGAAMKDTSGGFADVGSFGNESDQLEWAKRESEREEQERLRRLRLQEQQDLDLAIALSKADMPSV; encoded by the exons ATGGCGGCGCTCATGACTCTCAGCCAG TTATCGAGTGGAAACTCCGCTTACGAGAACTATTACAGACAG GTTGACCCAGGAAACACTGGAAAAATCAGAGCAGCTGATGCTGCTCAGTTCCTGAAAAAGTCTGGCCTGTCAGATAGCACCTTGGGCAAG ATTTGGGATTTGGCCGACCCAGAGAGAAAGGGCTTCTTGGATAAGCGG GGGTTTTTCATTGCTCTGAGGTTGGTGGCGTCTGCCCAAGGAGGAAATGACATCAGTCTTAATAATCTCAACCAGACACTGGCTGCACCTAAATTT AGAGATGCAAACAGTCCACTGCTGAGCACGCCGCTGAGCACGCCGCTGAGCACGTCGCTGAGCACGTCGCTGAGCATATCTCCTTCTGCTGACTCTCAGTGGGCTGTCAGG CCTGAGGAAAAAGGGAAGTTCAATGGCATATTTGACAGCCTTTCACCAGTCAATGGTCTGCTCTCGGGTGATAAAGTCAAGCCGGTTTTGATCAACTCCAAACTACCTCTGGATGTTTTAGGAAGG ATTTGGGACCTTAGTGATGTAGACAAAGATGGCCAGTTGGACAGAGATGAGTTTTCAGTG GCCATGCATCTGGTGTACCGTGCCATGGAGAATGAGCCCACCCCCACCGCTCTACccgcctctctcatccctccatctaagAGGAAGAAGTCCGCCGGGGCACTGCCTGGTGCCGTGGCTGTGCTGCCCGTTCTGACTGGCCTGATGAGCTCCCTGCCCCTCAAAGAGACCCTGCGCTCCACGCCGTCCTTGGGCAGCATGGCCCCCATCCACACAAGCCTCTCCCCCAAACACTCGTTCAAAGCTGCCTCACAG CCCACAGTGAACTGGGTCGTCCCAGTGGCAGACAGAGGGCGATATGACGACATCTTCCTGAAAACGGACAGCGACATGGACGGCCTGGTCACGGGCACAGAGGTCATCGAGATCTTCATGCAATCCAGCCTGCCTCAGACGACACTGGCTCAGATATG GGGCCTGGCTGACACCCAGCAGGTCGGCAAGCTGTCCAGGGAGCAGTTCTCCCTGGCCATGTACCTGATCCAGCAGAAAGTGACCAAGGGCCTGGACCCCCCCCAGACCATCACCCCAGACATGATCCCCCCCTCGGAGAGGAGTGCCGCGTCCGCAGCCGGGCCCGTGA ctctgcctctctgcctgtctctctctctcggtcccgTTTCTCAGAGCTTTGCTGGGTTCATGACTGCTATGGGAGCTGACGTCGCTGCCTATGCTAACATACGCAGA gacagctccagctCCACTGGCTCAGGGGACCTGACGGGCGTGAAAGAGCTGGACGAACTCAGCCAGGAAATAGCTCAGCTGCAGAG GGAGAAGTACTCTCTGGAGCAAGAGATCCGAGACAAAGAGGACGCCATCCGACAGAAGAACAACGAAGTTCAG GAGATGCAGGATGACTTGGACAGGGAGAGCAGCAGTCTGCAGGACCTGGAGTCCCAGAAGCAGGATgcccaggagaggctggaggagatggaCCAGCAGAGGTCCAAGCTGGAGGGCATGCTCAACGACGTCCAACAGAAGTGCCAGGACGAGTCTCACATG ATCTCGTCGCTCCAGACTCAGATCCAGTCCCAGGAGACGGACCTGCAGAGCCAGGAGGCGGAGCTGAGCAGGACCCGGTCGGACCTGAGCCggctgcagcaggaggagggccaGCTGGAGCAGAGCCTGCTAGCCGGCCGTGTCCAGCTGGACAGCATTGTCAAGTCCCTCAAAGCCACCCAGGACGAGATCAATCAG GCTCGCAGCAAGTTGTCTCAGATCCAGGACAGTCAGCAGGAGGTGAGCAAGAGCATTGAGCAGTACAACAGCGCTATTAACGGCACCAACGGAGGCAGCATGACCAACCTGGCCGACATGAGCGAGGGATTCACCGAGAAGGAGAACGGAGGCTTCGGAACCATG GAGGACCCCTTTAAGTCCAAGGTAGCCATGTTCAACAACAAACCTCGGGAGCCTCAGCCTGACCCTTTCCAAACTGAAGACCCCTTCAAGTCGGATCCCTTCAGAG ATCCATTTGGGGGTGATCCCTTCAAAGAGACTGACCCCTTTAAAGGGAGTTCCTCAGAAGACTTCTTCAAAAAGGCTGATCCGTTTGCATCATCGGACCCCTTCAAAAAAAAGCCCATTCCCCCTGCCAAG CCTGGCGCATTTGGTAGTAGTGACCACTTCCCTTCCAACAGTCCAAGCCCAAAACCAAAGGACTCAG ACGGCTTTGGGTCGGGGGACGTGTTTGGTGGCGGCCCTTACGGAGCCAAGGGGGGTTTCGCTGACTTCAGTCAAATGTCAAAG AAGCCAGACAATCCTATGCTGCCACCAAAGAAGAACGTACCTAACAGGCCAGCCCCTCCTTATG GTAAACGTAGTCATGCAAacctgctggggctggctgcctTGGACAACCCAAGGGAGCCGGTCCACTGTGCCCAACGTAGTCAGAGTCAAATGGCTTCTGGAGACTCAACAAGCAGCAAAGAGTCATTCGCTTTTGGCGCTGCTATGAAAGACACCTCTGGCGGGTTTGCAGATGTGGGATCT TTTGGAAATGAGAGCGACCAGCTAGAGTGGGCCAAGCGGGAGAGTGagcgggaggagcaggagaggctgaggagactCCGCCTCCAGGAACAGCAAGACCTCGACCTGGCCATCGCCCTCAGCAAGGCAGACATGCCCAGTGTCTGA
- the LOC134037081 gene encoding epidermal growth factor receptor substrate 15-like 1 isoform X3, whose protein sequence is MAALMTLSQLSSGNSAYENYYRQVDPGNTGKIRAADAAQFLKKSGLSDSTLGKIWDLADPERKGFLDKRGFFIALRLVASAQGGNDISLNNLNQTLAAPKFRDANSPLLSTPLSTPLSTSLSTSLSISPSADSQWAVRPEEKGKFNGIFDSLSPVNGLLSGDKVKPVLINSKLPLDVLGRIWDLSDVDKDGQLDRDEFSVAMHLVYRAMENEPTPTALPASLIPPSKRKKSAGALPGAVAVLPVLTGLMSSLPLKETLRSTPSLGSMAPIHTSLSPKHSFKAASQPTVNWVVPVADRGRYDDIFLKTDSDMDGLVTGTEVIEIFMQSSLPQTTLAQIWGLADTQQVGKLSREQFSLAMYLIQQKVTKGLDPPQTITPDMIPPSERSAASAAGPDSSSSTGSGDLTGVKELDELSQEIAQLQREKYSLEQEIRDKEDAIRQKNNEVQEMQDDLDRESSSLQDLESQKQDAQERLEEMDQQRSKLEGMLNDVQQKCQDESHMISSLQTQIQSQETDLQSQEAELSRTRSDLSRLQQEEGQLEQSLLAGRVQLDSIVKSLKATQDEINQARSKLSQIQDSQQEVSKSIEQYNSAINGTNGGSMTNLADMSEGFTEKENGGFGTMEDPFKSKVAMFNNKPREPQPDPFQTEDPFKSDPFRDPFGGDPFKETDPFKGSSSEDFFKKADPFASSDPFKKKPIPPAKPGAFGSSDHFPSNSPSPKPKDSDGFGSGDVFGGGPYGAKGGFADFSQMSKKPDNPMLPPKKNVPNRPAPPYGKRSHANLLGLAALDNPREPVHCAQRSQSQMASGDSTSSKESFAFGAAMKDTSGGFADVGSFGNESDQLEWAKRESEREEQERLRRLRLQEQQDLDLAIALSKADMPSV, encoded by the exons ATGGCGGCGCTCATGACTCTCAGCCAG TTATCGAGTGGAAACTCCGCTTACGAGAACTATTACAGACAG GTTGACCCAGGAAACACTGGAAAAATCAGAGCAGCTGATGCTGCTCAGTTCCTGAAAAAGTCTGGCCTGTCAGATAGCACCTTGGGCAAG ATTTGGGATTTGGCCGACCCAGAGAGAAAGGGCTTCTTGGATAAGCGG GGGTTTTTCATTGCTCTGAGGTTGGTGGCGTCTGCCCAAGGAGGAAATGACATCAGTCTTAATAATCTCAACCAGACACTGGCTGCACCTAAATTT AGAGATGCAAACAGTCCACTGCTGAGCACGCCGCTGAGCACGCCGCTGAGCACGTCGCTGAGCACGTCGCTGAGCATATCTCCTTCTGCTGACTCTCAGTGGGCTGTCAGG CCTGAGGAAAAAGGGAAGTTCAATGGCATATTTGACAGCCTTTCACCAGTCAATGGTCTGCTCTCGGGTGATAAAGTCAAGCCGGTTTTGATCAACTCCAAACTACCTCTGGATGTTTTAGGAAGG ATTTGGGACCTTAGTGATGTAGACAAAGATGGCCAGTTGGACAGAGATGAGTTTTCAGTG GCCATGCATCTGGTGTACCGTGCCATGGAGAATGAGCCCACCCCCACCGCTCTACccgcctctctcatccctccatctaagAGGAAGAAGTCCGCCGGGGCACTGCCTGGTGCCGTGGCTGTGCTGCCCGTTCTGACTGGCCTGATGAGCTCCCTGCCCCTCAAAGAGACCCTGCGCTCCACGCCGTCCTTGGGCAGCATGGCCCCCATCCACACAAGCCTCTCCCCCAAACACTCGTTCAAAGCTGCCTCACAG CCCACAGTGAACTGGGTCGTCCCAGTGGCAGACAGAGGGCGATATGACGACATCTTCCTGAAAACGGACAGCGACATGGACGGCCTGGTCACGGGCACAGAGGTCATCGAGATCTTCATGCAATCCAGCCTGCCTCAGACGACACTGGCTCAGATATG GGGCCTGGCTGACACCCAGCAGGTCGGCAAGCTGTCCAGGGAGCAGTTCTCCCTGGCCATGTACCTGATCCAGCAGAAAGTGACCAAGGGCCTGGACCCCCCCCAGACCATCACCCCAGACATGATCCCCCCCTCGGAGAGGAGTGCCGCGTCCGCAGCCGGGCCC gacagctccagctCCACTGGCTCAGGGGACCTGACGGGCGTGAAAGAGCTGGACGAACTCAGCCAGGAAATAGCTCAGCTGCAGAG GGAGAAGTACTCTCTGGAGCAAGAGATCCGAGACAAAGAGGACGCCATCCGACAGAAGAACAACGAAGTTCAG GAGATGCAGGATGACTTGGACAGGGAGAGCAGCAGTCTGCAGGACCTGGAGTCCCAGAAGCAGGATgcccaggagaggctggaggagatggaCCAGCAGAGGTCCAAGCTGGAGGGCATGCTCAACGACGTCCAACAGAAGTGCCAGGACGAGTCTCACATG ATCTCGTCGCTCCAGACTCAGATCCAGTCCCAGGAGACGGACCTGCAGAGCCAGGAGGCGGAGCTGAGCAGGACCCGGTCGGACCTGAGCCggctgcagcaggaggagggccaGCTGGAGCAGAGCCTGCTAGCCGGCCGTGTCCAGCTGGACAGCATTGTCAAGTCCCTCAAAGCCACCCAGGACGAGATCAATCAG GCTCGCAGCAAGTTGTCTCAGATCCAGGACAGTCAGCAGGAGGTGAGCAAGAGCATTGAGCAGTACAACAGCGCTATTAACGGCACCAACGGAGGCAGCATGACCAACCTGGCCGACATGAGCGAGGGATTCACCGAGAAGGAGAACGGAGGCTTCGGAACCATG GAGGACCCCTTTAAGTCCAAGGTAGCCATGTTCAACAACAAACCTCGGGAGCCTCAGCCTGACCCTTTCCAAACTGAAGACCCCTTCAAGTCGGATCCCTTCAGAG ATCCATTTGGGGGTGATCCCTTCAAAGAGACTGACCCCTTTAAAGGGAGTTCCTCAGAAGACTTCTTCAAAAAGGCTGATCCGTTTGCATCATCGGACCCCTTCAAAAAAAAGCCCATTCCCCCTGCCAAG CCTGGCGCATTTGGTAGTAGTGACCACTTCCCTTCCAACAGTCCAAGCCCAAAACCAAAGGACTCAG ACGGCTTTGGGTCGGGGGACGTGTTTGGTGGCGGCCCTTACGGAGCCAAGGGGGGTTTCGCTGACTTCAGTCAAATGTCAAAG AAGCCAGACAATCCTATGCTGCCACCAAAGAAGAACGTACCTAACAGGCCAGCCCCTCCTTATG GTAAACGTAGTCATGCAAacctgctggggctggctgcctTGGACAACCCAAGGGAGCCGGTCCACTGTGCCCAACGTAGTCAGAGTCAAATGGCTTCTGGAGACTCAACAAGCAGCAAAGAGTCATTCGCTTTTGGCGCTGCTATGAAAGACACCTCTGGCGGGTTTGCAGATGTGGGATCT TTTGGAAATGAGAGCGACCAGCTAGAGTGGGCCAAGCGGGAGAGTGagcgggaggagcaggagaggctgaggagactCCGCCTCCAGGAACAGCAAGACCTCGACCTGGCCATCGCCCTCAGCAAGGCAGACATGCCCAGTGTCTGA